The following proteins are co-located in the Thermoleophilaceae bacterium genome:
- a CDS encoding thiamine pyrophosphate-dependent dehydrogenase E1 component subunit alpha yields the protein GVLRSMWRIRHFEERVGVLKRADQVHGLIHLSVGQEGVAASVCGQLRDDDPVYSGHRAHGHALAKGAPPERVLAELMGRESGLCKGLGGSMHLVDVEHGFMGATGVVGGNIPMALGSALAARLQGGDQVAVVFFGDGAVQAGHFNESVNLATLWGLPLILVCENNGFAEFTPRSAHTNVERVSDVVAPYEVTRETVDGNDVLAVWEAFAKFLAAARKGDGPFLLECLTHRLRGHYEGDPGKYREAIAKADWQEKDPILRLRRHGIAEGWFSEEEAAAIEHESQEELERAEKFARESEFPAEDLMAELVYA from the coding sequence GGCGTTCTGCGTTCGATGTGGCGGATCCGCCACTTCGAGGAGCGCGTGGGCGTGCTCAAGCGCGCCGACCAGGTGCACGGCCTTATCCACCTGAGCGTGGGACAGGAGGGGGTGGCAGCGAGTGTGTGCGGCCAGCTGCGCGACGACGATCCCGTTTACAGCGGCCACCGAGCGCACGGGCACGCGCTGGCGAAGGGGGCGCCGCCTGAGCGGGTGCTCGCCGAGCTGATGGGCCGCGAGAGCGGGCTCTGCAAGGGGCTCGGCGGCTCGATGCATCTCGTGGACGTCGAACACGGCTTCATGGGCGCGACCGGGGTGGTGGGCGGCAACATCCCGATGGCGCTCGGCAGCGCGCTGGCGGCACGGCTGCAGGGCGGCGACCAGGTGGCCGTCGTGTTCTTCGGCGACGGCGCGGTGCAGGCGGGTCACTTCAACGAGTCGGTGAACCTCGCCACGCTCTGGGGGCTGCCGCTGATCCTCGTGTGCGAGAACAACGGCTTCGCCGAGTTCACGCCGCGCTCGGCTCACACGAACGTGGAGCGGGTGAGCGACGTGGTGGCGCCCTACGAGGTCACGCGCGAAACGGTTGACGGCAATGACGTGCTCGCGGTGTGGGAGGCGTTCGCGAAGTTTCTCGCCGCCGCTCGGAAGGGCGACGGGCCGTTCCTGCTCGAGTGCCTTACCCATCGCCTCCGCGGCCACTACGAGGGGGACCCCGGCAAGTACCGCGAGGCGATCGCGAAGGCGGATTGGCAGGAGAAGGACCCGATCCTGCGGCTCAGGCGGCACGGCATCGCGGAGGGCTGGTTCAGCGAGGAGGAGGCGGCGGCGATCGAGCACGAGTCGCAGGAGGAGCTCGAGCGCGCCGAGAAGTTCGCGCGCGAGAGCGAGTTCCCGGCAGAGGATCTGATGGCGGAGCTCGTGTATGCCTGA
- a CDS encoding alpha-ketoacid dehydrogenase subunit beta, with protein sequence MPETTYVKAINGAMARAMREDERVFVLGEDVAEGGPYTTTAGLAEEFGTARVINTPISESAIAGVAIGAAQSGMRPVLEIMFIDFITLALDQVVNQAAKAHFMSGGQLTVPLVLRTQGGAGTRGAAQHSQSLEAWLTHVPGLKVVMPSTAADAGGLLASAIEDPNPVVFIENKTLYFRREQVEDEIEPVEIGRARVVREGDDVTIVALSRLVGEAVAAAERLSSEDGVEAEVIDPRTLVPLDLETIVRSVEKTNRLVIAHEAVEHGGFGAEIAAEVQAVAFDHLDAPIERVGAPFTPVPLSPPLEDAYIPGAGDIYEAARATL encoded by the coding sequence ATGCCTGAGACCACCTACGTGAAGGCGATCAACGGCGCGATGGCGCGCGCCATGCGCGAGGACGAGCGGGTGTTCGTGCTGGGCGAGGACGTGGCCGAGGGCGGTCCCTACACCACAACCGCCGGCCTGGCGGAGGAGTTCGGCACAGCTCGCGTGATCAACACGCCGATCTCGGAGAGTGCGATCGCCGGCGTGGCGATCGGCGCCGCGCAGTCGGGCATGCGCCCGGTGCTCGAGATCATGTTCATCGACTTCATCACGCTCGCGCTCGACCAGGTGGTGAACCAGGCGGCGAAGGCGCACTTCATGTCGGGCGGACAGCTCACCGTGCCGCTCGTGCTGCGCACGCAGGGCGGTGCGGGCACGCGCGGCGCGGCGCAGCACTCGCAGTCGCTCGAGGCGTGGCTCACGCACGTGCCGGGCCTAAAGGTGGTGATGCCGTCCACCGCGGCGGACGCCGGCGGCCTGCTTGCGTCCGCCATCGAGGATCCCAACCCTGTGGTCTTCATCGAGAACAAGACGCTGTACTTCAGGCGCGAGCAGGTGGAGGACGAGATCGAACCGGTGGAGATCGGGCGCGCGCGCGTGGTGCGCGAGGGCGACGACGTGACGATCGTGGCGCTGTCGCGGCTCGTGGGAGAGGCCGTGGCCGCCGCCGAGCGGCTGTCGTCCGAGGATGGGGTGGAGGCCGAGGTGATCGACCCGCGCACGCTCGTGCCGCTCGACCTCGAGACGATCGTGCGGAGCGTGGAGAAGACCAACCGCCTGGTTATCGCGCACGAGGCCGTGGAGCACGGCGGCTTCGGCGCCGAGATCGCGGCCGAGGTGCAGGCCGTGGCGTTCGACCATCTGGATGCGCCGATCGAGCGCGTGGGCGCGCCGTTCACACCGGTGCCGCTCAGCCCGCCGCTCGAGGACGCCTACATCCCGGGCGCCGGCGACATCTACGAGGCCGCGCGCGCCACCCTTTGA